A window of Castanea sativa cultivar Marrone di Chiusa Pesio chromosome 1, ASM4071231v1 contains these coding sequences:
- the LOC142622057 gene encoding uncharacterized protein LOC142622057 isoform X1, with protein sequence MMGKPLYYADGAKAEVSKSLINSIYDVFSDGIHFSTPVSSLRTNEVDLVQGVLRMFQGLSSSLFYWGQSEKSFYAKSGIYVTHLSHTSLLNVLNQFMYAATCLQRVEIVVNKVETSVRLSPPTLRAFACSVSAWIKRLRDIALKEEMKISDANIGTTPTLLGLVNSLSSLCSGAEYLLQIVHGAIPQVYFESSSSVPAAELAVHVLDYLYKKLDEVCLVQGGEEEAYQMLLHIFVGSLLPYIEALDSWLFEGTLDDPLEEVFFYANKAISVDDAEFWEKSYLLRFVQFQKLDDDLSAVASNSDHVPITNEKKDMGERDSISMPSFFKGKERSIRDCRTCPLFIHDISKSILSAGKSLQLIQHVPTTFSATSGKGSDCQFDGFGSSIDGFHCGQHIAGLTLSEVFLVSLAGLIGHGDHISRYFWQDDHCKSEILPSFDESFVSKLKVGNVGGETLPSCSEKIWYKFLVDTLLQKRMNNLKSACMDASYFCDANEENMVAGLGDKLPLLESFCPENPVITVCQTSLRNNTDAWKTLNLSRNFYLPPLNDEALRKAVYGCESESSHVTQGTNYTFGFQFGESEYARSQNDTELLEVVFPFPTLLPSFQDDLQMPELLPFQKNSTLASRVLCWLQNVEPRTTPLPVVIMQECLTVYIKKQVDYIGKHILSKLMTDWRLMDELAVLRAIYLLGSGDLLQHFLTVIFNKLDKGETWDDDFELNTLLQESIRNSADGMLLSPDSLVVYIAKNQGFDGDQQPSSSTVASPPRKNRVHSFGIDGLDLLKFTYKVPWPLELIANAEAVKKYNQVMCFLLKVKRAKFVLDKARRWMWKGRGTPTYNRKHHWLVEQKLLHFVDAFHQYVMDRVYHSAWRELCEGMAAARSWDEVIEVHEAYLLSIQRQCFVVPDKLWALIASRINIILGLALDFYSIQQTLSSGGAVSAIKARCEMEVDRIEKQFDDCIAFLLRVLSFKLNVGHFPHLADLVTRINYNYFYMSDSGNLMIAPSSETVGLRMGKAFVGRTD encoded by the exons ATGATGGGAAAGCCTCTCTACTACg caGATGGGGCAAAGGCAGAAGTTTCTAAAAGCTTAATCAATAGCATCTATGATGTCTTTTCTGATGGCATACATTTTTCAACACCAGTTTCCTCCTTGAGGACAAATGAAGTTGATTTG GTACAAGGTGTTTTACGAATGTTTCAAGGGCTTTCTAGTTCCTTGTTCTATTGGGGCCAGAGTGAAAAGAGTTTTTATGCCAAAAGTGGGATATATGTGACTCACCTTTCCCATACAAGCCTTCTTAACGTCCTCAACCAATTTATGTATGCTGCGACATGTTTACAGCGGGTAGAAATAGTGGTCAATAAAGTTGAGACATCTGTGAGATTATCGCCCCCTACTTTGAGGGCATTTGCATGTTCTGTCTCTGCTTGGATTAAG AGGTTGCGGGATATCGCTCTGAAGGAGGAAATGAAGATCAGTGATGCTAACATTGGAACCACTCCCACCCTATTAGGTTTAGTCAATTCTCTATCAAG CCTCTGCTCAGGTGCTGAGTATCTATTGCAAATAGTTCATGGAGCCATACCCCAAGTGTATTTTGAGTCCAGTTCTTCTGTTCCAGCTGCTGAATTGGCTGTGCATGTGCTTGACTATCTTTACAAGAAGCTCGATGAAGTATGTCTAGTGCAAGGTGGTGAG GAGGAAGCTTATCAAATGCTACTTCATATTTTTGTTGGGAGTTTGTTACCATACATTGAGGCTCTTGATTCCTGGCTATTTGAAGGAACACTAGATGATCCTTTGGAGGAG GTGTTCTTTTATGCTAACAAAGCAATCTCAGTTGATGATGCTGAGTTCTGGGAGAAGAGCTATCTATTAAGATTTGTACAGTTTCAGAAACTAGATGATGATCTCTCTGCTGTGGCTAGCAACAGCGATCATGTACCTATAACAAATGAGAAGAAGGATATGGGTGAACGGGATTCCATCTCTATGCCTAgttttttcaaaggaaaagAGCGGAGCATTAGAGATTGCCGAACATGTCCTCTGTTTATCCATGACATATCTAAATCAATTCTTTCTGCTGGAAAATCATTGCAGCTGATCCAGCATGTTCCGACTACATTCTCAGCAACATCTGGCAAGGGAAGTGATTGTCAGTTTGATGGTTTTGGAAGCTCTATTGATGGTTTTCATTGTGGGCAACATATAGCAGGTTTAACATTATCGGAAGTTTTCTTAGTTTCGTTAGCAGGTCTTATAGGCCATGGTGATCACATCTCAAGATACTTTTGGCAAGATGACCACTGCAAATCTGAGATTCTCCCGTCATTTGATGAATCCTTTGTGAGCAAGCTAAAAGTGGGAAATGTTGGTGGTGAAACTTTGCCATCATGCTCAGAGAAGATTTGGTATAAGTTCTTGGTTGATACATTGCTGCAGAAAAGAATGAACAATTTAAAGTCTGCATGTATGGATGCAAGTTATTTTTGTGATGCAAATGAAGAGAATATGGTTGCAGGTCTTGGGGATAAATTGCCTCTCTTGGAATCATTCTGCCCAGAAAATCCAGTTATTACTGTCTGTCAGACAAGCCTTAGAAATAATACAGATGCCTGGAAAACATTGAACTTGTCTAGAAATTTCTATCTACCTCCTTTAAATGATGAGGCTTTACGAAAGGCTGTCTATGGTTGTGAGAGCGAATCTTCTCATGTTACTCAAGGAACAAATTATACTTTTGGTTTTCAGTTTGGTGAATCTGAGTATGCTCGTTCACAAAATGACACAGAGCTCTTAGAAGTGGTGTTTCCTTTCCCTACTCTTCTTCCTTCATTTCAG GATGACCTCCAAATGCCAGAGCTGTTACCTTTCCAGAAAAATAGCACACTTGCATCAAGAGTTCTCTGCTGGCTTCAAAATGTTGAGCCAAGAACTACTCCACTCCCTGTGGTTATAATGCAGGAATGCCTTACTGTCTACATTAAGAAGCAA GTGGATTATATTGGCAAGCATATATTGTCAAAGTTGATGACTGATTGGAGATTGATGGATGAGCTTGCAGTATTGCGGGCCATATACTTGTTAGGTTCAG GTGATCTACTGCAGCATTTTTTGACTGTGATTTTTAATAAGCTGGACAAGGGAGAAACTTGGGATGATGATTTCGAGTTGAATACATTATTACAG GAATCTATTAGAAACTCTGCTGATGGAATGCTACTAAGTCCAGATTCATTGGTTGTGTACATCGCTAAAAATCAAGGTTTTGATGGTGATCAGCAACCTAGTTCGTCTACTGTTGCCTCACCCCCTCGTAAAAATCGTGTTCACAGTTTTGGGATTGATGGCCTTGATTTATTGAAATTCACCTACAAG GTCCCCTGGCCACTTGAACTTATTGCTAACGCAGAGGCTGTTAAGAAGTATAACCAA GTGATGTGCTTCTTGTTGAAGGTGAAGCGTGCAAAGTTTGTTCTTGATAAAGCTCGGAGGTGGATGTGGaag GGTAGAGGCACTCCGACATACAACCGCAAGCACCACTGGTTAGTGGAGCAGAAACTCCTCCATTTCGTGGATGCTTTTCACCAATATGTAATGGATAGG GTATATCATAGTGCATGGCGTGAACTGTGTGAAGGTATGGCCGCTGCTCGATCCTGGGATGAAGTCATAGAAGTACATGAGGCCTACTTATTGTCAATTCAGCGGCAGTGCTTTGTTGTCCCAGATAAACTG TGGGCTCTGATTGCAAGCCGAATCAATATTATCCTTGGATTAGCTCTTGATTTCTACTCCATACAGCAAACTCTTAGTAGTGGTGGAGCAGTTTCTGCAATCAAGGCCAGATGTGAAATGGAAGTTGACCGTATTGAGAAACAGTTTGATGATTGCATTGCGTTCCTACTCAGA GTCCTATCTTTCAAGCTCAATGTGGGGCACTTTCCTCATTTGGCAGATTTGGTTACTAGGATCAACTACAACTATTTCTACATGTCTGATAGTGGAAACTTGATGATTGCCCCTAGCTCTGAAACAGTTGGTTTGAGAATGGGGAAGGCTTTTGTAGGTAGAACAGATTGA
- the LOC142622057 gene encoding uncharacterized protein LOC142622057 isoform X3, with protein sequence MKISDANIGTTPTLLGLVNSLSSLCSGAEYLLQIVHGAIPQVYFESSSSVPAAELAVHVLDYLYKKLDEVCLVQGGEEEAYQMLLHIFVGSLLPYIEALDSWLFEGTLDDPLEEVFFYANKAISVDDAEFWEKSYLLRFVQFQKLDDDLSAVASNSDHVPITNEKKDMGERDSISMPSFFKGKERSIRDCRTCPLFIHDISKSILSAGKSLQLIQHVPTTFSATSGKGSDCQFDGFGSSIDGFHCGQHIAGLTLSEVFLVSLAGLIGHGDHISRYFWQDDHCKSEILPSFDESFVSKLKVGNVGGETLPSCSEKIWYKFLVDTLLQKRMNNLKSACMDASYFCDANEENMVAGLGDKLPLLESFCPENPVITVCQTSLRNNTDAWKTLNLSRNFYLPPLNDEALRKAVYGCESESSHVTQGTNYTFGFQFGESEYARSQNDTELLEVVFPFPTLLPSFQDDLQMPELLPFQKNSTLASRVLCWLQNVEPRTTPLPVVIMQECLTVYIKKQVDYIGKHILSKLMTDWRLMDELAVLRAIYLLGSGDLLQHFLTVIFNKLDKGETWDDDFELNTLLQESIRNSADGMLLSPDSLVVYIAKNQGFDGDQQPSSSTVASPPRKNRVHSFGIDGLDLLKFTYKVPWPLELIANAEAVKKYNQVMCFLLKVKRAKFVLDKARRWMWKGRGTPTYNRKHHWLVEQKLLHFVDAFHQYVMDRVYHSAWRELCEGMAAARSWDEVIEVHEAYLLSIQRQCFVVPDKLWALIASRINIILGLALDFYSIQQTLSSGGAVSAIKARCEMEVDRIEKQFDDCIAFLLRVLSFKLNVGHFPHLADLVTRINYNYFYMSDSGNLMIAPSSETVGLRMGKAFVGRTD encoded by the exons ATGAAGATCAGTGATGCTAACATTGGAACCACTCCCACCCTATTAGGTTTAGTCAATTCTCTATCAAG CCTCTGCTCAGGTGCTGAGTATCTATTGCAAATAGTTCATGGAGCCATACCCCAAGTGTATTTTGAGTCCAGTTCTTCTGTTCCAGCTGCTGAATTGGCTGTGCATGTGCTTGACTATCTTTACAAGAAGCTCGATGAAGTATGTCTAGTGCAAGGTGGTGAG GAGGAAGCTTATCAAATGCTACTTCATATTTTTGTTGGGAGTTTGTTACCATACATTGAGGCTCTTGATTCCTGGCTATTTGAAGGAACACTAGATGATCCTTTGGAGGAG GTGTTCTTTTATGCTAACAAAGCAATCTCAGTTGATGATGCTGAGTTCTGGGAGAAGAGCTATCTATTAAGATTTGTACAGTTTCAGAAACTAGATGATGATCTCTCTGCTGTGGCTAGCAACAGCGATCATGTACCTATAACAAATGAGAAGAAGGATATGGGTGAACGGGATTCCATCTCTATGCCTAgttttttcaaaggaaaagAGCGGAGCATTAGAGATTGCCGAACATGTCCTCTGTTTATCCATGACATATCTAAATCAATTCTTTCTGCTGGAAAATCATTGCAGCTGATCCAGCATGTTCCGACTACATTCTCAGCAACATCTGGCAAGGGAAGTGATTGTCAGTTTGATGGTTTTGGAAGCTCTATTGATGGTTTTCATTGTGGGCAACATATAGCAGGTTTAACATTATCGGAAGTTTTCTTAGTTTCGTTAGCAGGTCTTATAGGCCATGGTGATCACATCTCAAGATACTTTTGGCAAGATGACCACTGCAAATCTGAGATTCTCCCGTCATTTGATGAATCCTTTGTGAGCAAGCTAAAAGTGGGAAATGTTGGTGGTGAAACTTTGCCATCATGCTCAGAGAAGATTTGGTATAAGTTCTTGGTTGATACATTGCTGCAGAAAAGAATGAACAATTTAAAGTCTGCATGTATGGATGCAAGTTATTTTTGTGATGCAAATGAAGAGAATATGGTTGCAGGTCTTGGGGATAAATTGCCTCTCTTGGAATCATTCTGCCCAGAAAATCCAGTTATTACTGTCTGTCAGACAAGCCTTAGAAATAATACAGATGCCTGGAAAACATTGAACTTGTCTAGAAATTTCTATCTACCTCCTTTAAATGATGAGGCTTTACGAAAGGCTGTCTATGGTTGTGAGAGCGAATCTTCTCATGTTACTCAAGGAACAAATTATACTTTTGGTTTTCAGTTTGGTGAATCTGAGTATGCTCGTTCACAAAATGACACAGAGCTCTTAGAAGTGGTGTTTCCTTTCCCTACTCTTCTTCCTTCATTTCAG GATGACCTCCAAATGCCAGAGCTGTTACCTTTCCAGAAAAATAGCACACTTGCATCAAGAGTTCTCTGCTGGCTTCAAAATGTTGAGCCAAGAACTACTCCACTCCCTGTGGTTATAATGCAGGAATGCCTTACTGTCTACATTAAGAAGCAA GTGGATTATATTGGCAAGCATATATTGTCAAAGTTGATGACTGATTGGAGATTGATGGATGAGCTTGCAGTATTGCGGGCCATATACTTGTTAGGTTCAG GTGATCTACTGCAGCATTTTTTGACTGTGATTTTTAATAAGCTGGACAAGGGAGAAACTTGGGATGATGATTTCGAGTTGAATACATTATTACAG GAATCTATTAGAAACTCTGCTGATGGAATGCTACTAAGTCCAGATTCATTGGTTGTGTACATCGCTAAAAATCAAGGTTTTGATGGTGATCAGCAACCTAGTTCGTCTACTGTTGCCTCACCCCCTCGTAAAAATCGTGTTCACAGTTTTGGGATTGATGGCCTTGATTTATTGAAATTCACCTACAAG GTCCCCTGGCCACTTGAACTTATTGCTAACGCAGAGGCTGTTAAGAAGTATAACCAA GTGATGTGCTTCTTGTTGAAGGTGAAGCGTGCAAAGTTTGTTCTTGATAAAGCTCGGAGGTGGATGTGGaag GGTAGAGGCACTCCGACATACAACCGCAAGCACCACTGGTTAGTGGAGCAGAAACTCCTCCATTTCGTGGATGCTTTTCACCAATATGTAATGGATAGG GTATATCATAGTGCATGGCGTGAACTGTGTGAAGGTATGGCCGCTGCTCGATCCTGGGATGAAGTCATAGAAGTACATGAGGCCTACTTATTGTCAATTCAGCGGCAGTGCTTTGTTGTCCCAGATAAACTG TGGGCTCTGATTGCAAGCCGAATCAATATTATCCTTGGATTAGCTCTTGATTTCTACTCCATACAGCAAACTCTTAGTAGTGGTGGAGCAGTTTCTGCAATCAAGGCCAGATGTGAAATGGAAGTTGACCGTATTGAGAAACAGTTTGATGATTGCATTGCGTTCCTACTCAGA GTCCTATCTTTCAAGCTCAATGTGGGGCACTTTCCTCATTTGGCAGATTTGGTTACTAGGATCAACTACAACTATTTCTACATGTCTGATAGTGGAAACTTGATGATTGCCCCTAGCTCTGAAACAGTTGGTTTGAGAATGGGGAAGGCTTTTGTAGGTAGAACAGATTGA
- the LOC142622057 gene encoding uncharacterized protein LOC142622057 isoform X2 codes for MMGKPLYYDGAKAEVSKSLINSIYDVFSDGIHFSTPVSSLRTNEVDLVQGVLRMFQGLSSSLFYWGQSEKSFYAKSGIYVTHLSHTSLLNVLNQFMYAATCLQRVEIVVNKVETSVRLSPPTLRAFACSVSAWIKRLRDIALKEEMKISDANIGTTPTLLGLVNSLSSLCSGAEYLLQIVHGAIPQVYFESSSSVPAAELAVHVLDYLYKKLDEVCLVQGGEEEAYQMLLHIFVGSLLPYIEALDSWLFEGTLDDPLEEVFFYANKAISVDDAEFWEKSYLLRFVQFQKLDDDLSAVASNSDHVPITNEKKDMGERDSISMPSFFKGKERSIRDCRTCPLFIHDISKSILSAGKSLQLIQHVPTTFSATSGKGSDCQFDGFGSSIDGFHCGQHIAGLTLSEVFLVSLAGLIGHGDHISRYFWQDDHCKSEILPSFDESFVSKLKVGNVGGETLPSCSEKIWYKFLVDTLLQKRMNNLKSACMDASYFCDANEENMVAGLGDKLPLLESFCPENPVITVCQTSLRNNTDAWKTLNLSRNFYLPPLNDEALRKAVYGCESESSHVTQGTNYTFGFQFGESEYARSQNDTELLEVVFPFPTLLPSFQDDLQMPELLPFQKNSTLASRVLCWLQNVEPRTTPLPVVIMQECLTVYIKKQVDYIGKHILSKLMTDWRLMDELAVLRAIYLLGSGDLLQHFLTVIFNKLDKGETWDDDFELNTLLQESIRNSADGMLLSPDSLVVYIAKNQGFDGDQQPSSSTVASPPRKNRVHSFGIDGLDLLKFTYKVPWPLELIANAEAVKKYNQVMCFLLKVKRAKFVLDKARRWMWKGRGTPTYNRKHHWLVEQKLLHFVDAFHQYVMDRVYHSAWRELCEGMAAARSWDEVIEVHEAYLLSIQRQCFVVPDKLWALIASRINIILGLALDFYSIQQTLSSGGAVSAIKARCEMEVDRIEKQFDDCIAFLLRVLSFKLNVGHFPHLADLVTRINYNYFYMSDSGNLMIAPSSETVGLRMGKAFVGRTD; via the exons ATGATGGGAAAGCCTCTCTACTACg ATGGGGCAAAGGCAGAAGTTTCTAAAAGCTTAATCAATAGCATCTATGATGTCTTTTCTGATGGCATACATTTTTCAACACCAGTTTCCTCCTTGAGGACAAATGAAGTTGATTTG GTACAAGGTGTTTTACGAATGTTTCAAGGGCTTTCTAGTTCCTTGTTCTATTGGGGCCAGAGTGAAAAGAGTTTTTATGCCAAAAGTGGGATATATGTGACTCACCTTTCCCATACAAGCCTTCTTAACGTCCTCAACCAATTTATGTATGCTGCGACATGTTTACAGCGGGTAGAAATAGTGGTCAATAAAGTTGAGACATCTGTGAGATTATCGCCCCCTACTTTGAGGGCATTTGCATGTTCTGTCTCTGCTTGGATTAAG AGGTTGCGGGATATCGCTCTGAAGGAGGAAATGAAGATCAGTGATGCTAACATTGGAACCACTCCCACCCTATTAGGTTTAGTCAATTCTCTATCAAG CCTCTGCTCAGGTGCTGAGTATCTATTGCAAATAGTTCATGGAGCCATACCCCAAGTGTATTTTGAGTCCAGTTCTTCTGTTCCAGCTGCTGAATTGGCTGTGCATGTGCTTGACTATCTTTACAAGAAGCTCGATGAAGTATGTCTAGTGCAAGGTGGTGAG GAGGAAGCTTATCAAATGCTACTTCATATTTTTGTTGGGAGTTTGTTACCATACATTGAGGCTCTTGATTCCTGGCTATTTGAAGGAACACTAGATGATCCTTTGGAGGAG GTGTTCTTTTATGCTAACAAAGCAATCTCAGTTGATGATGCTGAGTTCTGGGAGAAGAGCTATCTATTAAGATTTGTACAGTTTCAGAAACTAGATGATGATCTCTCTGCTGTGGCTAGCAACAGCGATCATGTACCTATAACAAATGAGAAGAAGGATATGGGTGAACGGGATTCCATCTCTATGCCTAgttttttcaaaggaaaagAGCGGAGCATTAGAGATTGCCGAACATGTCCTCTGTTTATCCATGACATATCTAAATCAATTCTTTCTGCTGGAAAATCATTGCAGCTGATCCAGCATGTTCCGACTACATTCTCAGCAACATCTGGCAAGGGAAGTGATTGTCAGTTTGATGGTTTTGGAAGCTCTATTGATGGTTTTCATTGTGGGCAACATATAGCAGGTTTAACATTATCGGAAGTTTTCTTAGTTTCGTTAGCAGGTCTTATAGGCCATGGTGATCACATCTCAAGATACTTTTGGCAAGATGACCACTGCAAATCTGAGATTCTCCCGTCATTTGATGAATCCTTTGTGAGCAAGCTAAAAGTGGGAAATGTTGGTGGTGAAACTTTGCCATCATGCTCAGAGAAGATTTGGTATAAGTTCTTGGTTGATACATTGCTGCAGAAAAGAATGAACAATTTAAAGTCTGCATGTATGGATGCAAGTTATTTTTGTGATGCAAATGAAGAGAATATGGTTGCAGGTCTTGGGGATAAATTGCCTCTCTTGGAATCATTCTGCCCAGAAAATCCAGTTATTACTGTCTGTCAGACAAGCCTTAGAAATAATACAGATGCCTGGAAAACATTGAACTTGTCTAGAAATTTCTATCTACCTCCTTTAAATGATGAGGCTTTACGAAAGGCTGTCTATGGTTGTGAGAGCGAATCTTCTCATGTTACTCAAGGAACAAATTATACTTTTGGTTTTCAGTTTGGTGAATCTGAGTATGCTCGTTCACAAAATGACACAGAGCTCTTAGAAGTGGTGTTTCCTTTCCCTACTCTTCTTCCTTCATTTCAG GATGACCTCCAAATGCCAGAGCTGTTACCTTTCCAGAAAAATAGCACACTTGCATCAAGAGTTCTCTGCTGGCTTCAAAATGTTGAGCCAAGAACTACTCCACTCCCTGTGGTTATAATGCAGGAATGCCTTACTGTCTACATTAAGAAGCAA GTGGATTATATTGGCAAGCATATATTGTCAAAGTTGATGACTGATTGGAGATTGATGGATGAGCTTGCAGTATTGCGGGCCATATACTTGTTAGGTTCAG GTGATCTACTGCAGCATTTTTTGACTGTGATTTTTAATAAGCTGGACAAGGGAGAAACTTGGGATGATGATTTCGAGTTGAATACATTATTACAG GAATCTATTAGAAACTCTGCTGATGGAATGCTACTAAGTCCAGATTCATTGGTTGTGTACATCGCTAAAAATCAAGGTTTTGATGGTGATCAGCAACCTAGTTCGTCTACTGTTGCCTCACCCCCTCGTAAAAATCGTGTTCACAGTTTTGGGATTGATGGCCTTGATTTATTGAAATTCACCTACAAG GTCCCCTGGCCACTTGAACTTATTGCTAACGCAGAGGCTGTTAAGAAGTATAACCAA GTGATGTGCTTCTTGTTGAAGGTGAAGCGTGCAAAGTTTGTTCTTGATAAAGCTCGGAGGTGGATGTGGaag GGTAGAGGCACTCCGACATACAACCGCAAGCACCACTGGTTAGTGGAGCAGAAACTCCTCCATTTCGTGGATGCTTTTCACCAATATGTAATGGATAGG GTATATCATAGTGCATGGCGTGAACTGTGTGAAGGTATGGCCGCTGCTCGATCCTGGGATGAAGTCATAGAAGTACATGAGGCCTACTTATTGTCAATTCAGCGGCAGTGCTTTGTTGTCCCAGATAAACTG TGGGCTCTGATTGCAAGCCGAATCAATATTATCCTTGGATTAGCTCTTGATTTCTACTCCATACAGCAAACTCTTAGTAGTGGTGGAGCAGTTTCTGCAATCAAGGCCAGATGTGAAATGGAAGTTGACCGTATTGAGAAACAGTTTGATGATTGCATTGCGTTCCTACTCAGA GTCCTATCTTTCAAGCTCAATGTGGGGCACTTTCCTCATTTGGCAGATTTGGTTACTAGGATCAACTACAACTATTTCTACATGTCTGATAGTGGAAACTTGATGATTGCCCCTAGCTCTGAAACAGTTGGTTTGAGAATGGGGAAGGCTTTTGTAGGTAGAACAGATTGA